GGGGATTTAAATTTTTCATAAACAGATGCATCATCAAAAATTCCATTTAATATATAACTTGAATCTCCACTTATTGAGCGTAATTGATGCAGCTTCTCATAACAACTCTTAATTATGTTACAGTTAAATACTTGAGGTGTTTGAACTGTTTTATAAAATGATCTGTTCATAGAATTAGATTTGTTTTTATTATTTAAGGACTCTTGACTTGAATCTCTCCTTAAAGCATTTTTTAAAGGTAGTACAGGGATTGCACTTCCATTTAGCCTAGCACTATTTATTAACTCTTGAATAAAACTTTTGTCAATGAAGGGTCTTGCTCCATCATGAATACTTATAATATCTTCCGTGCAACATTCATTTTCACTTACTATCTTCTTTATACCTAAATATGCAGTATCTAATCTTTTATTACCACCCTCAAAAATTAGACTATTTATATTGAAACCATATTTTTTACATAAACCGTCCCATTCAGATAAATTGCTTTTTGGTAAACCAATATAAATTTTGCATGTCGGGTCAGAAGCGAAAAAAGCACTTATACTATGCATTAATAAAGGCATGTCATTTATCTCTAAAAACTGTTTAGGAGTCGAATTATTCATTCTAGTGCCTTGACCACCACCTAATATTAAAACATAATGAGCCATGATTAAATTATCAACATGCAATCACCGTAACTTAAAAATTTATATTTTTCTTTTACAGCTTCTTTATAAGCTCTCATAATTAAATCATGGCCAGCAAAAGCAGAAACTAACATTAAGACTGTAGATTTTGGATCATGAAAATTAGTCAATAATGAATTAGCAATCTGAAAATTGTATGGAGGGAAAATAAACTTATTTGTCCAACCCTCAAAAGGTTTTAAGGTTTGATAAGAGGATACTGGTGTTTCCATAGCTCTAATTGAAGTTGTTCCAATTGCACAAATACGTCTTCTATTTTTTATGCCATTATTAATTACATCGGCAACATTAGAGTTAATAAACACCTCCTCCGAATCCATTTTATGTTTTGACAGATCTTCTACCTCAACTGGACGAAAAGTTCCTAATCCAATATGGAGAGTTATTTCAGGTAAATGAACCCCTAAAATCTCAAGTTTTTTTAATATAATTTTACTAAAATGTAAGCCTGCTGTTGGCGCAGCTACTGCACCCTTATGCTGAGCATAAACGGTTTGATACATTTCTTCATCATGTTTAGTGGGCTCTCTATTTATATATTTAGGCAATGGAGTTTGGCCAAGCCTCTCAATTGTGCTTTTAAATTCTGAGTAGGGGGCAT
This sequence is a window from Flavobacteriales bacterium TMED191. Protein-coding genes within it:
- a CDS encoding 2-C-methyl-D-erythritol 4-phosphate cytidylyltransferase; amino-acid sequence: MAHYVLILGGGQGTRMNNSTPKQFLEINDMPLLMHSISAFFASDPTCKIYIGLPKSNLSEWDGLCKKYGFNINSLIFEGGNKRLDTAYLGIKKIVSENECCTEDIISIHDGARPFIDKSFIQELINSARLNGSAIPVLPLKNALRRDSSQESLNNKNKSNSMNRSFYKTVQTPQVFNCNIIKSCYEKLHQLRSISGDSSYILNGIFDDASVYEKFKSPKDPSINQVPGREYNIKITSPMDYYLAPFIYDFYKSMQ
- the queA gene encoding tRNA preQ1(34) S-adenosylmethionine ribosyltransferase-isomerase QueA, encoding MIKLKLSHFDFKLPPELLAIDPLINRDESRMMVIHRDSGKIEHRKFTDILDYFNEDDVMVLNNTKVIPARLYGNKEKTGAKIEVFLMRELNKESRLWDVLVDPARKIRIGNKLYFGENDELIAEVIDNTTSRGRTLRFLHDAPYSEFKSTIERLGQTPLPKYINREPTKHDEEMYQTVYAQHKGAVAAPTAGLHFSKIILKKLEILGVHLPEITLHIGLGTFRPVEVEDLSKHKMDSEEVFINSNVADVINNGIKNRRRICAIGTTSIRAMETPVSSYQTLKPFEGWTNKFIFPPYNFQIANSLLTNFHDPKSTVLMLVSAFAGHDLIMRAYKEAVKEKYKFLSYGDCMLII